From the Anaeromyxobacter dehalogenans 2CP-1 genome, the window GGAGCGTGACCATGACCGCTCGTCCGCTCGCCGCCTCCCTGACCGCCGCGCTGCTCCTCGCCTGTGGCTCCGACTCGAACCCGAAGCCCGCCGATCCCTGCGCCGGGGTCACCGCCCCGTGCACCGCGTTCCCCGCCGGGACCACCGAGGATCGCATCCAGGGCGCCGTCGCGCTCGCCCCCGACGGCGCCACGTTCGTGTTCGGCGCGGGCACGTTCCGGTTCGCGAACGCGCTCGAGGTGACCGCGAACGGGGTCACGATCCGCGGCGCCGGGCGCGACGCCACCGTCCTCGACTTCGCGGGCCAGGTGGGCGCGGAGGGCGTGGGCGCGAGCGGCGACGCGTTCACCCTGAGCGATCTCTCGATCCGCGACACCGCCGGCAACGGCGTGAAGGTGGTGGGCGCGGCCGGGGTGACCATCCGCAACGTGGGCGTGTCCTGGACGCGCCCCGATCTCTCGACCCACGGCGGCTACGGCATCTACCCGGTGCAGTCCACGGACGTGCTGGTGGAGGGCTGCTTCACCTCCGGCGCCACCGACACCGGCATCTACGTGGGCCAGTCGCAGAACATCGTCGTCCGGGACAACGAGGCCACCGGCAACGTCGCCGGCGTCGAGATCGAGAACAGCTGGGACGCCGACGTCCACGGCAACCACCTGCACGGCAACACCGCCGGCGTGCTGGTGTTCGACCTGCCCGGCCTGCCGCAGCAGGGCGGGCACTCGGTCCGGGTGTTCGACAACCGCATCCTCGACAACGACCACCCGAACTTCGCCCCGGCGGGCGGCATCGTGGCGATCGTGCCGGCCGGCTCCGGCGTGGTGGTGATGGCGAACCACGACGTGGAGGTGTTCGGGAACACCATCCAGGGGAACCAGACCGCCGCGGTGGGCGTGATCAGCTACCTGCTCACCGGCCAGGCGCCGCCCGACGGCTACGATCCGTTCCCGCGCCGCGTGCACGTGCACGGCAACACCATCTCCGGGAACGGCACCGCGCCGGACGCGGCCACCCCGCTCGGCGCCGCGCTCGGCCAGGTCCGGACCGCCCTCGGCGCCGACCTGCCCGACGTGATGTGGGACGGCATCCCGGACCCGACCGGCTCGGGCGCGAACCCGCAGGAGATCTGCGTCGCCGCGGGCGCGTCCTGGCTCAGCCTGGGCGCGGCGAGCGACCCGTGGACCCCGGATCCGGACGACACCGCGTTCCGCTGCGCGCTCGACCCGCTGCCGGCGGTCGTCCTGCCGTGAGGCGCTCCGCGGCGGCGCTGGCGCTCGCGGCCGGGCTGGCCGGGTGCGGCGGCGGCTCCTCCGGCGCGCCCGCCGGCCCGTGCAGCCCGCCCGGCGCCGGGGTCGATCCCGACCGCCCCGCGCAGCGGCTGTCGGAGCTCTGCCTGGTGGAGGCCGCGGGCGGCGGCACCGTCGCGCCGCGGCCCGGGGTCGTGCCCTACGACCTGAACACGCCGCTGTTCTCCGACTACGCGCTCAAGACCCGCACCGTGTGGCTGCCGCCCGGCACGCGCGCCGCGTACGACGCGGAGGCTCCGCTCGATCTGCCGGTCGGCGCGATCGTCACGAAGACGTTCGCGCTCCCGCCCGACCTGCGGACCCCGACGGCTGCGCTCCGGCTGCTCGAGACCCGGCTGCTCGTGCGCACCGCGCAGGGCTGGCGCGGGTACCCGTACCTGTGGAACGCCGCGCAGACGGACGCGACGTTCCAGCCCGGCGGCGCGGTGCTCCAGCTCCCGCTGGTCACGCCCTCGGGCGCGGCGGTGACCGCGAGCTACCTCGTCCCGAGCGTCACCCAGTGCGCGCGCTGCCACGCCGACACGCCCGATGGCGCGCTCCACCTGCTCGGCCCGACGGCCCGGAACCTGAACCGCACCCTGGGCTATCCCTCGGGCCCGGAGAACCAGCTCGCGCACTGGAGCGCGGCCGGGATCCTGGTGGGTGCGCCCGCGCCCGCGGACGCCCCCCGCCTGCCCGTCTGGAACGATCCCGGCACCGG encodes:
- a CDS encoding parallel beta-helix domain-containing protein → MTARPLAASLTAALLLACGSDSNPKPADPCAGVTAPCTAFPAGTTEDRIQGAVALAPDGATFVFGAGTFRFANALEVTANGVTIRGAGRDATVLDFAGQVGAEGVGASGDAFTLSDLSIRDTAGNGVKVVGAAGVTIRNVGVSWTRPDLSTHGGYGIYPVQSTDVLVEGCFTSGATDTGIYVGQSQNIVVRDNEATGNVAGVEIENSWDADVHGNHLHGNTAGVLVFDLPGLPQQGGHSVRVFDNRILDNDHPNFAPAGGIVAIVPAGSGVVVMANHDVEVFGNTIQGNQTAAVGVISYLLTGQAPPDGYDPFPRRVHVHGNTISGNGTAPDAATPLGAALGQVRTALGADLPDVMWDGIPDPTGSGANPQEICVAAGASWLSLGAASDPWTPDPDDTAFRCALDPLPAVVLP
- a CDS encoding SO2930 family diheme c-type cytochrome; translation: MRRSAAALALAAGLAGCGGGSSGAPAGPCSPPGAGVDPDRPAQRLSELCLVEAAGGGTVAPRPGVVPYDLNTPLFSDYALKTRTVWLPPGTRAAYDAEAPLDLPVGAIVTKTFALPPDLRTPTAALRLLETRLLVRTAQGWRGYPYLWNAAQTDATFQPGGAVLQLPLVTPSGAAVTASYLVPSVTQCARCHADTPDGALHLLGPTARNLNRTLGYPSGPENQLAHWSAAGILVGAPAPADAPRLPVWNDPGTGSVAARARAWLEVNCAFCHSPGGLARTTGLYLGTGVTDPYQLGVCKPPVAAGPGSGGLAYDVVPGDPDASILVYRVAATDPVAVMPQLGRSVVSDEGLALVRQWIAELPSQPCP